A genome region from Paramisgurnus dabryanus chromosome 12, PD_genome_1.1, whole genome shotgun sequence includes the following:
- the gpr31 gene encoding 12-(S)-hydroxy-5,8,10,14-eicosatetraenoic acid receptor yields MNVENDTDEGCQDHINNNRPLYIFYSSVVGLEFVFGLLLNITVIHVFIFKLKFWKSKTIYIFLFNLVLADILLLIGLPVKAYNFQQCSENKVVCKVQLFLQFLNRGASIAFLTVVSIYRYFSVVHPEKRKVLRMLKHSPQISIFIWVLLGILTIPAMMQSFIRCHSNEKDEFSAVVLLREIVFYTQIFIPFFVLVYCSIGIIRRLRNQKSIGDRTKLKRAMLLVTAVVLVFAVCFLPYTFTRAVQLQRIGPVMSEEKVAVVKLYDGLVCLSYLNCLLDPILYCLSSTKFKKLYVSIYFPFLLEKEPMETSEENSQ; encoded by the coding sequence ATGAACGTGGAGAACGATACAGATGAGGGCTGCCAGGATCACATCAACAATAACAGACCACTTTACATTTTCTACTCGTCTGTGGTTGGCTTGGAGTTTGTTTTCGGTCTCCTTTTGAACATTACGGTCATTCATGTCTTCATCTTCAAGTTGAAATTCTGGAAATCTAAAACCATTTACATTTTCTTGTTCAATCTGGTCTTGGCTGACATTTTGTTGCTTATTGGATTGCCAGTGAAGGCTTATAACTTTCAACAATGCAGCGAGAACAAGGTTGTGTGCAAGGTACAGCTCTTCCTGCAGTTTCTCAACCGAGGAGCAAGCATCGCCTTTCTGACCGTCGTCTCCATTTATCGTTATTTCAGCGTGGTCCATCCCGAGAAGAGGAAAGTCCTGAGGATGCTGAAACATTCGCCTCAGATTTCCATCTTTATCTGGGTGCTTCTGGGGATTCTGACTATTCCAGCCATGATGCAAAGCTTCATAAGATGCCACAGCAATGAAAAGGATGAATTCAGTGCAGTGGTTCTGTTGAGGGAAATCGTGTTTTACACCCAGATTTTCATCCCTTTTTTTGTTCTCGTGTATTGTTCGATTGGGATTATCAGACGACTTCGGAATCAGAAGTCGATTGGAGACAGGACGAAGCTCAAGAGAGCGATGCTCCTGGTCACGGCTGTCGTTCTTGTTTTTGCCGTTTGCTTTCTGCCGTATACTTTCACGCGAGCAGTGCAACTACAGCGCATCGGGCCCGTGATGTCCGAGGAGAAAGTTGCTGTTGTTAAATTATACGACGGTCTTGTTTGTCTGTCGTATCTGAATTGCCTGCTAGATCCAATCCTGTACTGCTTGAGCAGCACCAAATTTAAGAAGTTATACGTGTCGATTTattttccctttctgctggagAAAGAGCCAATGGAAACGTCAGAAGAAAACTCACAATGA